A window from Branchiostoma floridae strain S238N-H82 chromosome 16, Bfl_VNyyK, whole genome shotgun sequence encodes these proteins:
- the LOC118403757 gene encoding zinc finger protein 260-like gives MAMAGQVSPTDVDDGSPTGVPKIDCASKSSNGDDQTTAQKVRVKIASEHTGEKRYKCDRCDYSAAWKSNLNRHLATHTGDKPYMCGECGYRTTQKSELSRHMRTHTGEKPYMCDQCDYFAADKSNLDKHLAKHTGDKPYMCRECGYRAAHKAALAKHMRTHTGENPYKCDECDYSAAMKSSLDNHVASKHTGDKPYMCGECGYRTAKKSHLSQHMRIHTGEKPYKCDKCDYSAAQKGSLDSHIALKHTGEKPNMCGECGYSTTYKSDLSQHMRTHTGENPYKCDQCEYSAAKKSTLVTHQATHTGDKPYMCDECEYRAAQKSDFVKHMRTHTGEKPYKCDQCDYCTGVKGNLVRHVRTKHAGDKLYLFGDCGYRATQKSTLIHTGEKPYKCDQYDYSAAQKPHLDHQLALKHTGEKPYMCGECGYRTIQNSLLSRHIRIHTGEKPYKCDHCDYSAAQKSSLDNHIVAKHSGEKPYMCGECGYRAARKHHLTQHMRTHTGEKPYNCDKCDYSTSQKINLVTHQATHNGDKPYMCGECGYRAAQRSNLSRHMRTHTGEKRYKCDQCDYSAAQKSTLVQHSTQHTGEKPYMCGECGFRTGTKSKLSIHMRIHTGEKPYKCDQCDYSAAQKSTLVQHRTQHTGEKPYMCGECGFRTATKSKLSIHMRIHTGEKPYKCDQCDYSAAEKSSLNKHLANHTGEKPYMCGECGFRTTRKFVLSAHMRTHTGEKPYRCDQCDYSTGDKGNLVRHVRTKHNGEKPYMCGECGYRTTRKSTLSKHMRTHTRE, from the coding sequence ATGGCAATGGCAGGACAAGTGTCTCCCACCGATGTGGATGATGGGTCTCCCACCGGGGTTCCCAAGATTGACTGTGCCAGCAAATCAAGCAATGGTGACGACCAGACGACAGCACAAAAAGTCCGCGTGAAGATTGCTAGTGAGCATACAGGAGAAAAGCGCTACAAGTGTGACCgctgtgactattctgcagcatgGAAATCCAACTTAAACCGTCATCTAGCAACTCACAccggagacaaaccctacatgtgtggggagtgtgggtataggacaACTCAAAAGTCTGAATTATctagacatatgagaacccatacaggggaaaaaccctacatgtgtgaccagtgtgactattttGCAGCAGATAAATCCAATTTGGACAAACATTTAGCGAAGCATACCGGggacaagccctacatgtgtagggagtgtgggtacagggcagctcataAGGCTGCATTGgcgaaacatatgagaacccatactggtgaaaacccctacaagtgtgacgagTGTGACTATTCGGCAGCAATGAAATCCAGTTTGGACAATCATGTAGCATCAAAACACAccggagacaaaccctacatgtgtggggagtgcgggtacagaacAGCTAAAAAATctcacttatcccaacacatgagaatccatactggagaaaaaccatacaagtgtgacaagtgcGACTATTcagctgcacagaaaggcagtCTGGACAGCCATATAGCATtaaaacacactggcgagaaacccaacatgtgtggggagtgtgggtacagcaCAACTtacaagtctgacttatcccaacatatgagaactcatactggagaaaacccctacaagtgtgatcaatGCGAGtattctgcagcaaagaaatcCACTTTGGTTACTCATCAAGCAACACACACCggggacaaaccctacatgtgtgatgagtgtgagtacagggcggctcaaaagtctgacttcgtcaaacatatgagaactcacacaggagaaaaaccctacaagtgtgaccagtgtgactattgtACAGGAGTGAAAGGCAATTTGGTCAGACATGTTAGAACAAAACACGCCGGTGATAAACTCTACCTGTTTGGTgattgtgggtacagggcgACTCAAAAGTCTACTTTAatccacactggagaaaaaccctacaaatgtgaccagtacgactattctgctgcacagaaacccCACCTCGACCACCAGTTGGCATtgaaacacactggtgagaaaccctacatgtgtggggagtgtgggtacaggacaattCAAAATTCTCTGTTATCCAGACATATAagaatccacacaggagaaaaaccctacaagtgtgaccattgtgactattctgcagcacagaaaagcAGTTTGGACAACCATAtagtagcaaaacacagtggtgagaaaccatacatgtgtggagagtgtggatacagggcggCTAGAAAGCACCACTTaacccaacatatgagaacccacacaggagaaaaaccctacaactgtgacaagtgcgactattctacATCACAAAAGATCAATTTGGTTACCCATCAAGCAACACATAACggggacaaaccctacatgtgtggggagtgtgggtacagagcagctcaaaggtctaacttatcccgacacatgagaacccatacaggagaaaaacgctacaagtgtgaccagtgcgactattctgcagcacagaaatcgaCTTTGGTCCAGCATAGCACAcaacacacgggtgagaaaccctacatgtgtggggagtgtgggttcagaacaGGTACAAAATCAAAGCTGTCAATACATATGCGAATccatactggagagaaaccctacaagtgtgaccagtgcgactattctgcagcacagaaatcgaCTTTGGTCCAGCATCGCACacaacacacaggtgagaaaccctacatgtgtggggagtgtgggttcagaacaGCTACAAAATCAAAGCTGTCAATACATATGCGAatccatactggagaaaaaccctacaagtgtgaccaatgtgactattctgcagcagagaAATCAAGTTTGAACAAACATTTAGCAAatcacaccggcgagaaaccctacatgtgtggggagtgcggttTTAGGACCACTCGGAAGTTTGTATTGTCGgcacatatgagaacccacacaggagaaaaaccctacaggtgtgatcagtgtgactattctacaggAGACAAAGGCAATTTGGTTAGACATGTTAGAACAAAACACaatggtgagaaaccctacatgtgcggggagtgtggctACAGGACAACTCGGAAGTCAACCTTgtccaaacacatgagaacccatacaagAGAATGA
- the LOC118403760 gene encoding gastrula zinc finger protein XlCGF57.1-like → METTKQGSPTGVDQKCYDGSLTGVPHFDCQSKIRNAGNHTAAQNANINNAGDKLFMYGECGYRAVQKSKLSRHMRTHTGEKPYKCDQCDYSAARKAYLDQHRTRHTGEKPYMCGECGYRTATKSILAKHMKIHTGERPFKCDQCNYATSHKPNLDRHIAAKHGGEKHFKCDQCDYSATQKYHLGNHIATKHTDDKPYMCGECGYRTVEKSKLSRHMRAHTGEKPYMCDQCEYSTAWKHHLVQHRTKHTGEKPYMCGECGFRTALKSTLSTHMKIHTGENPHKCDQCDYAAALKATLDNHIASQHTGERPYKCGECGYRTVQKSKLSRHMRTHTGEKPYKCDQCDYSAARKSVLDQHRTKHTGEKPYMCGECGYRAAQKSDLSRHMRTHTGEKPYKCKQCDYSAAEKSSLNKHLAKHTGEKPYMCGECGYRTAQRSTLSKHMRTHTGEKPYKCNQCDYSAAHKNSLDNHIAAKHSGEKPYMCDQCDYSAVQKATLDKHIAAKHTGEKPNMCGECGYRTAIKSILAKHMKIHTGERPFKCDQCNYATSHKPNLDRHIATKHGGEKPKVKVTALRCVTES, encoded by the coding sequence ATGGAAACGACTAAGCAAGGGTCTCCCACCGGAGTGGATCAGAAATGCTATGATGGGTCTCTCACCGGAGTTCCCCACTTTGACTGCCAGAGCAAAATAAGGAATGCTGGAAACCACACGGCAGCACAAAACGCCAACATCAATAACGCTGGTGATAAACTCTTCATGtatggggaatgtgggtaccgGGCAGTTCAAAAGTCTAAgctatccagacatatgagaacccacacaggagaaaaaccctacaagtgtgaccagtgtgactattctgctgcacggaaagcCTATTTAGACCAGCATCGCACAagacacaccggtgagaaaccctacatgtgcggtgagtgcggatacaggacagcaACAAAGTCCATTTTGGCTAAACATATGAAAATTCATACAGGGGAAAGGCCctttaagtgtgaccagtgcaactatGCTACATCACATAAGCCCAATTTGGACAGGCACATAGCAGCAAAACACGGTGGTGAAAAACActttaagtgtgaccagtgtgactattctgcaacacaaaAGTACCACCTTGGCAACCATATAGCAACAAAGCACACTgatgataaaccctacatgtgtggggagtgtgggtacagaacagttGAAAAGTCTAagttatcccgacatatgagagcccatacaggtgaaaaaccctacatgtgtgaccaaTGCGAATATTCTACAGCATGGAAACACCATTTGGTCCAGCATCGcacaaaacacacaggtgagaaaccctacatgtgtggggagtgtggattcAGGACAGCTCTAAAGTCTACCTTATCCACACATATGAAAATCCACACTGGAGAAAACccccacaagtgtgaccagtgtgactatgctgcaGCACTGAAAGCCACTTTGGACAATCATATAGCATCACAACACACTGGTGAgcgaccctacaagtgtggtgAGTGTGGATATAGGACAGTTCAAAAGTCAaagttatccagacatatgagaacccacacaggtgaaaaaccctacaagtgcgaccagtgtgactactctgctgcacggaaatccGTTTTGGACCAGCATCGCACAAAACatacgggtgagaaaccctacatgtgtggggagtgtggatacagggcggctcaaaagtctgacttatcccgacacatgagaacccatactggagagaaaccctacaagtgtaaacagtgtgactattctgcagcagagaAATCAAGTTTGAACAAACATTTAGCAAagcacaccggcgagaaaccctacatgtgtggggagtgtggatatagGACAGCTCAAAGGTCTACTTTGTctaaacacatgagaacccatactggagagaaaccctacaagtgtaaccagtgtgactattctgcagcacacaaaAACAGTTTAGACAACCATATAGCAGCAAagcacagtggtgagaaaccctacatgtgtgatcagtgtgactactcTGCAGTACAAAAGGCCACTCTGGACAAACATATAGCggcaaaacacactggagagaaacccaacatgtgtggggagtgcgggtacaggacagctataaAGTCCATTTTGGCTAAACATATGAAAATTCATACAGGGGAAAggcccttcaagtgtgaccagtgcaactatGCTACATCACATAAGCCCAATTTGGACAGGcacatagcaacaaaacacgGTGGTGAGAAACCCAAGGTCAAGGTCACTGCTCTGCGATGTGTGACTGAAAGTTGA